Proteins co-encoded in one Salvia splendens isolate huo1 chromosome 4, SspV2, whole genome shotgun sequence genomic window:
- the LOC121799277 gene encoding uncharacterized protein LOC121799277, translating into MGGLPVGGGVAEMASHSPPFAEPNRLEIGAENWAVAERAAAEIIGKAQPTPVSEERRKEVVDYIQRLFRDCVGAEVFPYGSVPLKTYLPDGDIDLTAFGGAHVEDTLADKMRSVLKEQEANTDAEFVVKDVQLIRAEVKLVKCIVQDIVVDISVNQIGGLCTLCFLEQVDRLIGRDHLFKRSIILIKAWCYYESRILGAHHGLISTYALETLVLYIFNLYHSALEGPLAVLYKFLDCFSKFDWDTGVVRLSSLPDFVVEIPEDSDKHLLLSNDFLNNCIRMFSVPSRVGDKTPLVFPKKHLNIVDPLKDLNNLGRSVSKGNLYRIRSAFSYAARKLARILLQPQDSIANELTKFFANTMARHGGGQRPDIQDFDKLLISNRAVSVVPYQGICRTDNFDEYIEAYAVSTAAWQPSSGKMSEDFPQGIQKTLDIDLGSQTPRAEESVNGIIDSYKLDVGKNASLSAFSGTGEGGVSTVGSREENMSVDNCNTVFSAELRDSNHVVTDQCRASMSGLAESLNSMDLTGDYDCCIRHLQYGRWCYENGLGVHPLPVHPLPRPTYPWEGFPVLHYNQNSFSHHHSGFHHSPVIYGIQPVLLPAVPFPWEDVPKHRGTGTYLPYMNTSPHGNRFPVQKESIQAPSGSTRHHNWRNMSFPEPNMLDRSSHELSQPVDKAVASGGSSSDNFPPHQYGHPSANGSLIYREGTEVELVGHPPGSENSWPQRTVSSSPRTPSGAHKAVASGASSSDSYPLHQYGHPNANGSLIHREGTEVEFVGHPPGSENSWLQRAVSSSPRTLSGAHKTQTALSSEQDRIASRSSYRLKDEDDFPPLSN; encoded by the exons ATGGGTGGTCTTCCGGTTGGCGGCGGAGTAGCGGAGATGGCTTCACATTCACCTCCATTCGCTGAGCCGAACCGGTTGGAGATTGGGGCGGAAAATTGGGCGGTGGCTGAGAGAGCCGCGGCTGAGATAATTGGAAAGGCACAACCCACTCCTGTGTCAGAGGAGAGAAGAAAAGAGGTGGTTGATTATATTCAGAGATTATTCAGGGATTGTGTTGGCGCTGAG GTCTTCCCGTATGGATCCGTGCCACTAAAAACATATCTTCCAGACGGAGACATTGATTTAACCGCCTTTGGGGGCGCACATGTCGAAGATACTTTGGCAGATAAAATGAGATCTGTAttaaaagaacaagaagcaaaTACAGATGCTGAGTTCGTAGTAAAGGATGTTCAACTCATCCGCGCTGAG GTTAAGCTTGTGAAATGTATTGTTCAGGATATTGTTGTGGACATATCGGTTAATCAAATTGGGGGCCTGTGTACTTTATGCTTCCTCGAGCAG GTTGATCGTCTGATTGGCCGAGACCATCTGTTCAAGCGCAGTATTATCTTGATCAAGGCATGGTGCTACTACGAAAGTCGTATTCTTGGTGCTCATCATGGGTTGATTTCTACTTATGCCTTGGAGACGCTCGTGCTTTACATTTTCAATCTGTATCACTCAGCTCTAGAGGGACCTTTAGCC GTTCTATACAAGTTTCTGGACTGTTTCAGCAAATTTGACTGGGATACTGGCGTAGTTCGCCTTTCTTCACTGCCAGATTTTGTTG TTGAGATCCCAGAAGATAGTGACAAACATTTATTGCTGAGCAATGATTTCCTGAATAATTGTATCCGCATGTTTTCAGTTCCCTCTAGAGTTGGTGACAAAACTCCACTTGTGTTTCCGAAGAAGCATCTTAATATAGTTGATCCACTGAAAGATTTGAATAATCTTGGGCGTAGTGTCAGCAAAG gGAACTTGTACCGGATACGCAGTGCCTTCTCCTATGCAGCTAGAAAACTTGCAAGGATACTACTACAGCCTCAAGATTCCATTGCTAACGAGCTTACAAAGTTCTTCGCAAACACCATGGCAAGACATGGAGGTGGACAAAGGCCTGATATTCAGGATTTCGACAAATTGCTAATAAGCAACAGAGCTGTATCTGTTGTTCCCTATCAAGGGATTTGTAGAACTGACAATTTTGACGAATACATAGAGGCGTATGCCGTATCAACTGCAGCTTGGCAGCCTAGTTCGGGTAAAATGTCCGAAGATTTTCCTCAGGGGATTCAAAAGACATTAGACATTGATTTGGGTTCTCAAACTCCAAGGGCAGAAGAGAGTGTCAATGGAATCATAGATTCATATAAGTTGGATGTTGGAAAGAATGCTTCTTTATCAGCCTTTTCAGGAACCGGTGAAGGAGGAGTTTCTACTGTTGGCAGTCGTGAAGAAAACATGTCAGTTGACAATTGCAACACAGTGTTTTCAGCTGAACTGAGGGATTCTAATCATGTGGTAACGGACCAGTGTCGCGCAAGTATGAGTGGATTGGCCGAATCATTAAATTCAATGGATCTTACGGGGGATTATGATTGTTGCATTCGACATTTGCAATATGGTCGATGGTGCTATGAAAATGGCTTAGGTGTGCATCCTTTGCCCGTGCATCCTTTGCCAAGACCTACCTACCCGTGGGAAGGTTTCCCTGTATTACATTATAATCAGAACAGTTTCTCCCATCATCACAGTGGCTTTCATCATAGTCCGGTTATCTATGGCATACAACCCGTACTTTTGCCAGCTGTCCCATTTCCATGGGAGGATGTGCCAAAACACCGCGGGACGGGAACATATTTGCCATATATG AATACGTCGCCTCATGGTAATAGATTTCCGGTTCAGAAAGAAAGTATCCAGGCACCGTCAGGATCCACACGTCATCACAACTGGCGAAATATGAGCTTTCCGGAGCCAAATATGCTAGACAGAAGCAGCCACGAGCTCTCACAGCCCGTTGACAAAGCTGTAGCTTCTGGTGGTAGCTCGTCCGACAACTTCCCTCCTCATCAGTACGGGCATCCTAGTGCAAATGGCTCGCTCATCTACCGGGAGGGCACTGAAGTTGAGCTGGTTGGACATCCACCCGGGTCAGAAAATAGTTGGCCACAAAGAACAGTCTCTTCGTCTCCCAGAACTCCGTCTGGGGCCCACAAAGCTGTAGCCTCTGGTGCTAGCTCGTCCGACAGCTACCCTCTTCATCAGTACGGGCATCCTAACGCAAATGGCTCGCTCATCCACCGGGAGGGCACTGAAGTTGAGTTTGTTGGACATCCACCCGGGTCAGAAAACAGTTGGCTACAAAGAGCAGTCTCTTCGTCTCCCAGAACTCTGTCTGGGGCGCACAAGACGCAAACTGCACTAAGCAGTGAGCAGGATCG GATTGCGTCGAGGTCTTCATACCGACTCAAGGATGAAGACGACTTCCCTCCATTGTCCAACTGA